The following are encoded together in the Ranitomeya imitator isolate aRanImi1 chromosome 4, aRanImi1.pri, whole genome shotgun sequence genome:
- the LOC138675187 gene encoding E3 ubiquitin-protein ligase TRIM11-like yields MASTDLRNELDCSICLSTYTDPVMLRCGHNFCRACIDRVLDREDGSGVYSCPDCREEFQERPALMRNIALRKIIENFWHTEPRQEITGIFCTYCVDSPVPAVRSCLLCEASLCDKHLISHSKSPEHVLSDPSTSLEKRKCSIHKKILEYYCPEDAACICVSCSLAGEHWGHQVEMLDEASEKKKKKLRNVLQKLITQRKETKESVRSLEARWIKTQKKAAGEAERVTALCTDIRRRVDDLEKKVLSEISRQEKSLLLSALIHQMEIKKDELSRKMRHIEDLCNMTDPLTVLQEPDTGDLRDPEEEEEGDEDIGGHDKQLHDGDDLDVAVISHTLHTLCDVISGIRSGIYAVSSADILLDVNTAANNLLVSDDLKTATWTQEKQNRPETPERFQCNQVMSRRGFTSGRHYWNVEISRSGEWMVGMCYPSIDRRERQSYIGYNNKSWSLWRYNNQYSVIHDSEEIELPDKISSDRVRICLDYEAGQLSFYELCDPIRHLHTSTATFTAPLHAAIYIYEGSVTISEDWLCNWPQDF; encoded by the coding sequence ATGGCGTCTACTGATCTGAGAAACGAGCTGGACTGCTCCATCTGTCTGAGCACTTATACAGATCCTGTAAtgctgagatgtggacacaacttctgccgggCCTGTATTGATCGTGTGCTGGATAGAGAGGACGGCTCTGGAGTTTATTCCTGTCCTGACTGCAGAGAAGAGTTTCAGGAGCGGCCTGCACTGATGAGGAACATAGCTCTGCGTAAAATAATTGAGAATTTCTGGCATACCGAGCCTCGTCAGGAGATCACCGGGATCTTCTGCACTTACTGTGTGGACTCTCCTGTACCTGCTGTTAGGTCTTGTCTACTCTGTGAAGCTTCTCTGTGTGATAAACACCTGATATCTCACAGCAAATCACCAGAACACGTCTTATCTGATCCCAGCACTTCTCTGGAGAAAAGGAAATGTTCTATCCATAAGAAGATCCTGGAATATTACTGCCCTGAGGACGCTGCTTGTATCTGTGTGTCCTGCAGTTTGGCAGGAGAACATTGGGGACACCAGGTGGAGATGCTGGATGAGGCCTCAGAGAAAAAGAAGAAGAAACTGAGAAATGTTCTCCAGAAACTGATCACACAGAGAAAGGAGACTAAGGAAAGTGTTCGAAGTCTTGAGGCACGTTGGATAAAAACTCAGAAAAAAGCAGCTGGTGAAGCGGAGAGAGTCACTGCCCTGTGTACAGACATCAGGAGACGGGTGGACGACCTGGAGAAGAAGGTCCTGAGTGAGATCTCCAGGCAGGAAAAGTCACTGTTACTATCTGCTCTGATCCATCAGATGGAAATAAAGAAGGACGAGCTGTCCAGGAAGATGAGACACATTGAGGATCTGTGTAACATGACGGATCCACTGACTGTCTTACAGGAACCAGACACCGGTGACTTACGTGatcctgaggaggaggaagaaggtgATGAGGACATAGGGGGACATGATAAACAGCTCCATGATGGAGATGATCTTGATGTGGCTGTgatctcacacacattacacacattatgTGACGTAATATCAGGTATAAGGAGCGGGATCTATGCGGTGAGTTCTGCAGACATATTACTGGATGTAAACACAGCTGCTAATAATCTCCTTGTATCAGACGACCTGAAAACTGCAACTTGGACACAAGAGAAGCAGAATCGTCCAGAAACACCAGAGAGATTCCAGTGTAATCAGGTGATGAGCAGGAGAGGATTTACCTCGGGGAGACATTACTGGAATGTGGAGATCAGCAGATCAGGGGAGTGGATGGTGGGGATGTGTTATCCCAGTATAGACAGGAGGGAGCGTCAGTCATACATTGGATATAATAACAAGTCCTGGAGTTTGTGGAGATATAATAATCAGTATTCAGTGATACATGACAGTGAAGAGATTGAGTTACCTGACAAGATCTCCAGTGATAGAGTCAGGATATGtctggattatgaggccgggcagttgtccttttatgagctgtgtgaccccatcagacacttacatACCTCCACTGCCACCTTCACCGCGCCCCTtcatgctgcaatatatatatatgaaggtaGTGTGACAATATCTGAAGACTGGTTATGTAATTGGCCACaagatttttaa